The Punica granatum isolate Tunisia-2019 chromosome 4, ASM765513v2, whole genome shotgun sequence sequence GGTTGAtattaaaacaataaaatagaaatcctaacaACTAATAAAAAGACATCGGTTATCAAAAGAGGCGTAGCGTAGTGGCGCACTCCTATATTTAGTAAGCAAAAGTTTTCATGTTCAATATTTAGTTGGATTATATgtattcttttattagttatcatgattttattttattgtactaaacTCACAGGCTTCATTcgtaatcgaaaaaataaaaaaaatattgatatgAACTTAGAACCTCTTGGCTCAATCCATTATGGGTCTACTGGTTATTTAATAGTTATTATGATGCGAAAGCGTGTGGGAGAATGCTATGTTCTCTTTtgattcttctttcttctttaacTTGTTATGAGTCCTGATCATGTTGTGCATCCTCCAATgagtgtacatatatatatatatatcattaaccAAAAATTTGGTTTCACAGCTCAGGTTTAATACGAACCGATCGGACCCGGTAAGCATCGTTCATGGATATCTCCAAGACCTCTATTCTAAACCTCACAATCCTGATCTCCCTCCTCGTCACTGGGCTTCTCTATATCTTCCTCATTTCTCCATCTTCAACCTCACTCTTCCTCCCGAGGACTGCATTCTCGGCCTGCTCTGGACACAATAAATCAGTAAGCTCGCTCACCACTCCGCTCAATAGTTTTTCATCCCTCCGTCATAGGACACGCATTGCGAATGCGACTTGGACATTgctattattttataattaatttcaggCAGAGTCAGCAGCCCATGAAGCCCAGCCACAGGACGACCTCGAGCATGCACTCAGAAAAGCCTCCATGGCGAACCGTACCGTGATCATAGCCATAGTGAACCAGGCTTATGCAGACCCTGCAAACTCGGAGGACTCAGACAAGACCATGCTGGACCTGTTTCTGGAGAGCTTCTGGCTCGGGGAGGGCACGAGGAAGCTCCTCGACCACGTCCTGGTTGTGGCGATGGATCGGACGGCCTACATGATGTGCAAGTTCCGGAGGCTCAACTGCTACAGGTTAGTGACGGAGGGTGTCGATTTCGCTGGGGAGAAGCTCTACATGTCAGAGGATTTCATCAAGATGATGTGGAGCAGGACTATCTTCTTAACCGACGTTCTAAGACGGGGTTACAGCTTCATTTTCAcggtacatacatatattcattaaatttttcttGCTTATAgagaaaatcataataatatattgatgAATCGTTGGCACTGTATCAAACCTAGATATTGACATGTTAAATTTCTGAATACCAGGTGATACATACCATAAAATGTTcatcttaaaataaaataattaattaagatggatcatattatgatatatttaaGAATAAATTAgtgaattgaaaaatatttcaatatctattttgaaaaatatttcaatatgcttttttaataaataaattcataagCATCACTTTTAATCTCTAAGTGGATttaatattaacataaaaCTTGTAATAGCctttaaatattccaattACGGTTTCAAGAATGTACAAGCATTTGTAACATTggaaattggaaaaagaaaataatttaattaattaaatttgaaaagattATAGTTATTCCTAAATTgcattacatttttttaatctttgagTTTATTTGGTGTtggcaaaattttttttagatattCTAGTTAATAACGATTTTCTTGTGAAACCAAATATTGGAAAAtggaaataattaataaattgaatttacaaaattatatttattcatgtattgcattaattttgaaatccaTCAATTCTTGCATTAAAGAGGGTATAGAAGATGACACATGAAGATCAATTTATTTGCATCAATATGGGTTGAGAAGATGCCATGTTGTGGAATTTAGAGAAGTCAAATGTAATACATAGTAGATTTCAGTGATGGTAAGAGTGACATTTGGCGAAACCACATTCATTCTCTCCCTTCATATTGgcattatatattacatatagatGATCATACAATAAAACTTATTGTGTTACATGGCGAGGTAGGATAAAAAGAATTTCTCCAAGTGGAATAAATTAGTGAATTGAAACATATTCATATTATGATGATACCGTAAAATGTTCATATTAGTGCATTGACATATTTTTTGGTATGAACATGGTATCGGTAAACCCAACAGTCCCCGACTAATCTAATTTGAGTTGGATCATATCACTAAGgggataaaactctccaaGTATAgatttcttcattcacaagactcgaacatGAGACGCCTTATTTAAGGGAAAGAAGTACCGAACCGCTTGAATTGAGTTATGTTGGTAAATTGATGTATTTTAACCAAGTACCACATCttcataattttcttcttaccctttctcttttcttcctctctctctttcgcGAGTGGGCGGGGGAGAGATCGAGCTTCAAGAAATAAGGAATGTTTGTTATCTCTAATTTTCGTTTTACCATATTTGTTACCTCATTCAATAATAAAACTAAACTATTATGGTTCTCACTCAATAAcgagagttaaaaaaatttcatcaattttgtaTTTACCATAAAAGTTTATTTAATAACCAATATGGAGTCTAATTGAAACTAATAAtctaaatataaaagaaaaaaattatgaactctTTACTAatcttaatttgaaatttgaatatttagaATTTAAAAAGTATGATCGTAATTTAATAGTCTGTGTAATTGGCCTGCTAATTTATGTAGGCAGACTTTATTTGCAGTAGGTTTGATATTCATTAAAAGTATCTTGTAATCATAGACAAATCAATGCCTAAGCAAGAATTAGTATCCATCAGATTGGTCTAATTTTGCATCGTTAAAAAATAAGGACATTTCTCATCCTATATAAAAAGAGACTACTTAAGTTacttataaattgaaatagaCTTTTTACTAACACAAGTGCGAATCTTGTGACTGAATAAATGATAGTATTATCTCTTAGTAGGTAAAACTCATCGAACTTAGATTAATCGAACCTATTAAACTTTTGAAGGCCATGTGGTGCATACCACTGTTATCAGATCGGTCGGACCGAGAACCGACACTATGACCGGTCTGTCAAAATAGTTATGATTGGAGAAGGAATTGAACCTTAAACCTCCAAGCTATTACAGTGAAGTCTTTCACCCACTAATCCATTGAGCTATCAAATTTTTCTTGTGCATTTTTTACCACTCCTTTGTGATTTATCTTAGTGACCTTCCTAAATGTCTATTCATAaccatattttaattatttttcgtagtaatattgtaattattgggtatttatcaaattataattattttcattggtaatattattatttatttaattttttatcaaacGTGCAGTCTGACCCATCAAATCCCCAAttgaacccataaacccaAGAACCCATGCCTTGATCGGTTCGATATCCGGTCCatttctgataacactggtgCATactgcaaaaaaagaaaaagtctcgcatagttaaattaaattaaaaataaaaaaaaattaaaagggaaGGGTGGTTTCCACGGGTGGGGGAAACCCACCCTATGGGAAGGATGGacttttttaattgttttatatAAACTATTTTCCTAATATTGTTTagttttaagaaaaatttagTGAAAAGCTAATGAAAAACATATAGGcaataaaaaatgcaaaacTTGGCAGAAAATACACAACTGTTTATAGACAAAACGATATGAAAGTACATATTTTAAGTTCTAACAACTTTCGactttttctctatttaagaAAGATAGTAAATTAcgggtttcttttttctatttaacctttaattttattacttccattttgtttatataaaaaCCTATACTTTGACTTCTAAAAAGGATCTAataagaaaacataaaaagcGGTTTACCATATAACTAGGAAGTAGTCCGCACTATGCCACGGATATCAAAGAACTCCTTTTATcaacaattaatattttcatgcGATTGAAGTTAGAGAATGGATATTAGTAATCAATATAGCATGACTCATTTTAAAACTGATTCAACACTCTAATTTCGGAATTGTTTCAATGTTGTGAACATACATGAATGTggaggaaaaataaatgagaagctTAATTAAACTAGTGAACTTCCACGTGTGTTGCACGTGAAACTTTATTTGATAAGATCAAAATCTATAATACTTGATCGACATAATATATGCTTGCAAGAGGATACACAAATTAATGGACCACAAGATGTTCATGAGtttaaaatcaagaaaactcttttagaaaaagaaatatatataaattataagtaaattaataatatctcTTTTGAATGAATTTATAACCATTTCTAGTAAGAAATACATTcttgctttaatttataaataaataaaatataaaatagttaataatatatatgaggGTTGATGActcaaaaaagtaaaaatttgccctattcattatttttagtatgaaattttttaaggGAAATTTACCTAGAATTACTCATGctttacccgttttgtcaaatttatcatatgtttttttgtcaaatctatcccatggtttactttttacatcaaatttatcacagcgttatctttttcgtcgatatctaacggccgtgctgatgTGACACCCACGTGGCAAAtgtggcccactatccctccacgtgccacgtcagcacggccgttagatgttgacggaaaagataacgtcggaatagatttgatgcaaaaagtaaaccatggcatagatctgacaaaaaaaaacataggatagatttgacaaaatagGTAAATCATGGGCCATTTGGGGTAAAAAACCCCATTTTTTTATTGCACGAAGAATTACAAATTATGAGTTTCGTATCATGTCTAGTATGCTATCATTTCTTTGTCAATTTTAATGGATTGTTCTAACATGGCACTAATATGGTAGACATGGCACATGAAAATCTTCCAAGTGGACACCATAGGTATTTAAAtactaaattaaaataaaaattattaaacataactattaataaaaatacttaatttaatttaataaaataagaaaataatattaatttcgatgaaaacatatatgtatatatattgataatagTATTTACATATGTGTAATATAAAAGGAGTATATACAAAATTAGCATACTAATTACAAATCACTATATCTAAGTATATGTACCAGTTTTTGTACAATTTTACgaaattatctcaattataAAATTGCTCAAATTTTCAAACTCATATCTCTTATGTTGCTCCtactttttacttatttctcCTCAATTCCCACTCTATATTTACCTCAATctaagttatttttctttttctttcactaaaaacattattttttcaattttcatcacaatgttttaaattttttaataatagcaCAACTATGTAGAATTACAAATGGTatataatgatgaaaatacAAAGGGAAAGTTTTAAACTATGTTTTTTTCACACTGCATGTAGCGTTGGTACATAATCTAgtatatgaatgataaaaatttgataagcacaattaaaataatagaatgatttttaaaaataaaattaatgcaattaaacttataattaatttaaagaaaatattttcagttgatatatttttctaacttgatctttcatttcaatagaatatcctaaagaaaaaacagcgaaatgaatttaaatttttaataaaattttacaaaataattaatagaaatattatcttcaAGAATAGTCTTGCAATGACACCCATAACtcgaaaattaagaaaaaccTGACCCAAATCGATCAAAAAATtccgaaaattaaaaatcttaAGGGTGGGTTTAagttttaaagaaagaaaatccaaAGTTGATTGGACTcgattttatgtatatataaatttatatattataatttatactcaacaagtaaaattaataaaaacaaaCAATACACTTGAGATCCCACCTAAGGTACaagagtaaatttaatttgagttGTAAATTGATAAGTTGTATTGATAATCGATATTAGATTTATATTGGAAGCAAGTTACCTCTCATTTTTTACACACATACCCTTGAGGATTAAGAACAAAAATGTACCTAGAGCTCGTGAATGGAGGACATTGACATCATAAGAACTCTAAGCTTGTGCAACATTGTTAGTAGGTGGTGGTGATAGACACTATAGTAGCAATGGCTAGAACGGTAGCCAATGTTTGtggccaaaagaaaagaagagaataagAATATGgtaagaagaagaaacttgagataaaagaaaacaaaataagataaaaaataaattaatgatataATATCTCTTTTCTTCGAaactctttttctctttctttcttttttattctcccAAATGCGACTTTTGTATCCATAGAATcccataaaaaatttgattggcACTTTGAAAACAAATTACCGACACCATAATGTCCTAAATAgttttttgaataaattaatataaattttgaaaaattcataGACAAATTGTTTGAATTTCTTCGGTATTTTTGAAAGGAAATAATCACATGATATATGTCAGTAACTCATTGGAAAATATTAATCTATAAAATAATCTTTAATAattcttaatataaattttgaaaatccatACAAATGTAAATAAGAAAGGGGACAGATGAACTGTGAACGTtgaaaggaaaagttatttcatatttgatacaTTCGTCAGAGTAAAtaatcatgaaaaaaaaacatgctAGGTAATTTTTATAGAAATCGAAAGGTCATGTGAAAAAATAGTTATAAGTTGGTTTttgaaactttaaaaaaaataatgggaTTATGGtagaagaaagagaatgcGCGAAAATTTTTCCAACGACTTTCAAAGTCAAAGAAcaagaataattaaaaggagaagtaattaaaaatCGAAAGAGAAAGTAGAAAGAGatacaaatgtaaataggAAATGGGGAGAGAGGAACCGCGAGCGTTTACTGAAGaagttatttcatatttgatacaTTTGTCaaagtgaataattatgagaaaGCACATGCTAATTTTTATAGTGACAAAGTATGAAATAGTGCATTGAAATCGAAAAGTCATGAGAAAGAATACGTCTAAGttagtttttttattaaaacgAATGAAAGGATATCAAGCTATTTAAAAGATGTAACGTTTAGAATCATTcgtattatttaaataaagggcaaaataatattattattaatttaccaagggaaaaggaaaaaaaaaaggttggaGAAACACTTTGAGAACGGTTGTACTTTAGAAGAGATGTACAGAGTTTAACTCGGCTAGAGCAATGTATGATATAATATGTGAGGCAATGAATATTAAGAATGTGCAATGAATTGAGAgtaaaaaaagtgtgaaaaaaattatactaacAGAGCACACCAAAAGTGTGTGAGTAAAatgtatgaaaagaaaagtagAAATTCATGAAGATACAGATTATTTTTTGGaacaaaaattgagaaaacatGAATTTTTAGAAACAACAACGTGATTCATAGCGATGAGAGAAAAAATGTATGAACTTGTTGGGAAAATAGATGTTGAAAACAAACATATGATGCtcgaaattttaaaactttaaatcgttatgaaataataataaaataaacgtAACTGTGATAAATGGCTAACTTGACTGAGAGAGATGCGAGACGATAAAACGTCCAAAATGAGCAATGAATAGAAAgatcatgtatatatatatgtgtgtgtgtatatatacatatatatatatatagtaaaaaagCGCGTTTAAAAGTCATGAGCTTATAAGTTGGGAGGAAAAACGATGGTATAGGGGAATTTTTGGAATATTAAAATTGGAGAAACTTGTCATGCCTTTATACATAGTATAGATAATAATATAAGATAAGCATGACAAcacaaaaatttatatgaaatcttagaaataatgattaaatagaTTTACATGAAAGATGGAGAAAAAGTGAggaatatatatgaataaaaagTGCAAGAtcagaaggaaaaaaatgcaacAAATTAAAGGTTGTAGTAAGTtataaaaactaaaagaaaattgtaaaaaagcAATCATTAGGAAAGTCCACTAAGCCATGTGGCTCCCTAAGGTTAGGATGGATCGATATTAATGTAtagttagaaaaataaaatatatatttcaagtaATAGGTGGTTAAAAATCTATT is a genomic window containing:
- the LOC116203288 gene encoding uncharacterized protein At1g28695-like, whose protein sequence is MDISKTSILNLTILISLLVTGLLYIFLISPSSTSLFLPRTAFSACSGHNKSAESAAHEAQPQDDLEHALRKASMANRTVIIAIVNQAYADPANSEDSDKTMLDLFLESFWLGEGTRKLLDHVLVVAMDRTAYMMCKFRRLNCYRLVTEGVDFAGEKLYMSEDFIKMMWSRTIFLTDVLRRGYSFIFTDTDVLWLRNPFGRLSSNETEDLQISTDYFNGDPWSEANSINTGFYFVRSNNLTVSLFEKWYSMKDNSTGKKEQDVLLDLMRSGTFRALGLKVRFLDTLYFSGFCSNSRDFEAVTTVHANCCRTIVAKILDLTAALRDWKRYKFSNRNGTAPYVWSKHVNCLKSWSP